One Vicia villosa cultivar HV-30 ecotype Madison, WI linkage group LG5, Vvil1.0, whole genome shotgun sequence genomic window, aaggtcatatccttggcgagcaaaacaaaacaaaaaaaaccattcaaaccttagcaaccgtagaccccgagctacagatgctctgattccctctaagggatatgtatgcagaggatcgcgatgatctttgcgagcataatcaaaccaacaccttaggtcccacctatttcacaagaacccctcaataacatggaatgaaaacaaaacaaagaaacctatagagtactatagatacgttgggtgctaataccttcccttcgtataaccaaccctcttacccaagatctctccccccacttttaggttattgcagcttttttccttttcctactttggaaataataaaaagtttggtcggtacaaaagaaaaatcatttttttgagcactcgagcccaaagaaggcatcaggtgtctcatcccagaAAAAGGACAacaatttttccccgcgacaggtcCCTAGTAATATGATGCCTGATGTCAATATGCTTAGTCCTAATGTGTTGAATAGGATTTTTGGAAATAGTTTTAGCACtcaaattatcataaaataatGTCATAACATCTTGTATGACATTGTATTCTTACAGTATTTGCTTCATCCATAAAAGTTGAGAACAACTGCTACCTGTTATTATATACTCAGCTTCAGTTGTTCAAGGCGATACATAACTGCTTCTTGCTAAACCGCGAGATCAAGTTGTTTCCCATAAATAAACATCCACTACAAGTACTCTTTctatcatcagcacttccagcccaatcagcatcacaataacccGATAACGCAGAGTTTGAGTTATGTAAATACAATATCCGATAGTCACATTTACCATTCACATACTTCATAATTCTCTTTACTTGATTGAGATGACTTAATTTaggttctgcttgatacctatCACATACTCCTACATAAAAATTAATATCTAGTCTGCTTGCAATAAGGTAGGGAAGGTTACCAATCATGCTTCAGGTGTGTAGGAGCAAGAGTTCTTTTGTGACTGGAACTCTCCACCCAAACTTCTTCACAATATTCTTTGCATATTTTCCttggcaaaaaaaaaatatagtctTCCATCTACTTGATTTGTAACCCAAGAAAGTAGATTAATTCACCAACcaagctcatctcaaactcagattGCATTTGCTTGATAAAATGTTGGACTATCTcatctgacatcccaccaaagacaatgtcatccacatagatttgagctacCATAAGTTTTACATCCTTCTCTTTGAAAAAGAGAGTCTTATCTATTCCACCCTTTTTGTATCCATGATAAACTAGAAACTCAGacaatctttcataccaagctctgggagcttctTTCAAACAATACAAGGCTTTCTTCAGTTTGAACACATGGTCTGGAAAGGCGGGATCACCGAAACCCTTTAGCAGTTCAACATACACCTCTTCATTCAGATAGCCATTTAGGAAGGTACTCTTTACGTCCATTTGGAACAACTTGAACTTTAAAATACATGCAACTCCGAGTAGTAACCTATAGATTCCAGGCGAGCTACAGGAGAAAATGTCTCATTAAAGTCCACTCCCTCaatttgagtgtatccttgagcaacaagTTTGGCTTTGTTTCTGGTAACAACACCTTGTTCATCCAACGTGTTCCAATAACATTAATTCCTTCAGGTCTTGGAACTAAGTCCCAACCTCATTCCTCCATAAGTGTTCAAGTTCCTCTTACATATCATTAATCCAAAACTCATCAGTCAAGGTTTCCTTGACATCATTTGGTTCAACTTTTGAAACAAAGTAGGAGTTTGACACAACTTCTCTTTACATGGTGGTTACCCCTTTATTTAGATCTCCTACGATAATCTCcttaggatgatctttctgaatcCTGATAGAAGATCCTTTAGCAATTGTCTCTGTGTCTGCGGATTCAACATTTGCATTTGAGTCACCACCATTACCGACCAGGGGAGGGGTTGTTTCAACATTCTCTGTAGGAGGAGATGTTTCAGCATTATCCATAGGAAGGAATGTTCCAACATCATCTACGACATCAGCTTGTTTTGGTGACTCATCAATTACCACATTTATGGACTCCGTCACCACCTTTGTTCTTGTGTTGAACACTCTATATGCTCTACTGTTGGTAGAGTATCCCAGAAATATTCCCTCATAAATTTTAGGGTCCATTTTCCTTCTGTAATCTCGATGATTTGTTGTCACGCACAGATCAAAAACGagttttttataaaaatggtagtttagcggtaacgacaactcgaatatcgttctctcaaggattcttgacTATTACTAACCAAcagtaaatcgatttagggggttGGTTTTAGGATCGATTTTATAAATAGTACAATTAAGTGAttatgaaataagtgattataaaataagtcaatctaccgattcgattcctaccaatcatcgattattataacTTCACTACCCTAAGCGGCCATTTCTGGTCGATTAAAATATCAACCGACAAGcgcaacaatattataagaattatatttctcgtttgtcgaattaagcattcggttaagcaTAAAGCGGACTAACGATTAAGCATACGATAAAACGCTTATAAATTGAAAAACTTAAATCAATCAAACAAAACAATCTACTCTATGAATAATTTGattaagcaaatgataaacaCAAAGTGGAATTTAAGGAATAGGAATTATattgcaaaattatattaatctcatagtattggaacctgaatacggaaGATTAACCAACGACGATTAGTTCTCTATCAATTCGTACAACCTTGccaaattattttgtgaatagtaaACGTGAGTGAATATTACACGGCCAAACCTAGGTGATAGTGAAAAGACCAAATCGGGTCATAACCCAATTGGGTCAAATACATAACCCAGGCCCATAACAAATgaccaaaaacaaaaatataactaATGATGCAACTTAAACGGAATTATGGGAATTTGGCCACTTATCCAAATCAATCTTCAACCGATTAGCTAACAATTTGGCCACGAGCTTATACACAACGTGTTTTAATACCGTATGCTACAACAAATGTTATATTTTgaattgatatataaaatattattttaaattaatatgttgattttgttatatatttatggAGAAAAATTAACTATAATTTTTTATGTGTAGTTTGTACTATTTCTCGATTAAAATATGTCAAgtgtatttaaatatcatttagaaAGTAAAAATAGGAGGAAATTATACATTTGCCATTTTTTTATGGAAAATAGTATAAActacacctaaagaattgtattTAAGTTTTCTCCTACATTTCTTAACAAgtctttcaacaaaaaaaaatgcgGAACGAAAATTTCTTTTAACATATATTACTTGGTGGGAGATAGAGTCAAAATatcttatgattttatttataaatggTTACTAATTAATACTTttaccaatgttttaaaaatcggaccggagaTCGATTAAACAAAGCTTCCGATTTAAGGTTTAATTGGTTCAACTGATTAAACTTATGGTTGAAtcttttattaaataaactaataatatgaaATTAATTTTTGATAGATATGTCACACATGATCATATGTTCACAACTTTGTCAAATTTTTGTTAAATagactaaaaaacaaacaaattcaaaaaatcatCGATCGAAGTCCCAGAGGTCCACCATCACCTTCTTCAATCGCAACTCACAAGTATTCCACTAAAAATAGtccttctcaacatactctttgAATATCGTATGATTTTCTTATAGAtggtgtaaactcggtttttgcgaactgactccttgctcttttttctttttttgatttttttatatttttgcaagagtcgccaccgacttttattttatccaaatatattaggaaaggcataaaagaacagaaaaagaccttttgacagattttgggttcggggggttggttatacaaagggaaggttttaagcaccctttgtatccatggttatccatgggctcttaattgcttagctcactttttaaatgctttattgatttgaaaatagaagaagtgaagatggacaataggtcacataggtctctgaagagtttcaccgggaataatgcccttcaaataccagatgaaagttttgaaaatagatgagaagttttgaaaatacgttgtttgaaaatgaaagtatttgagcaagcaattaggagttatctactctcaatttataagatctttcctatgcatttaatacttttcttaaatgatggtatgaaaaaaaaaagtaacaagagggaaaaccatagaggtgcaagtgtgcaaagtgcttttttttaagttttatcttgattattaatgttttagctcaaaggaaaaaatatggtccaagtggacaaaaggaagatgacggaaacataaagaatgcgtccaaatggacaaagaaaaaatagcggaagcataaataatatgtccaaatggacaaagagaaaataacggaaacataaataatatgtccaaacggacaaagagaaaatagcggaaacataaataatatgtccaaatggacaaagaaaaaatagcggaaacataaataatatgtccaaatggacaaagagaaaatagcggaaacataaataatatgtccaaatggacaaagaaaaaatagcggaaatataagTAATAtgcccaaatggacaaagaaaaaatgacagaaacataaataatatgtccaaatggacaaagagaaaataacataaacataaatatgatgaatgataaaataaagtataaaagaagaaatataaagaacaatataataaaatacgaaatttaaagttaattgttagtatgttagcacgcgaatcatcttgaagctagtcaagtatatccacgatgttagtgaagatcgatggtgagtgaatgatgatctcggatttaaagttaatgaaaatttatcagaagcttgatagaatcatagcgactacacgataaatttccaaaagtcttaaatcaactgcatacaatctctgtcatatttgatcttttattccaattcgggacaaagaaaaagataagaaataatatcaaataatatacaaaaataaatataaaaacaaattaaagttaattctttttttttttgtgatttttcttggaattgattttaagttaattaacaagctaattaaaataataatataattaaacttaacaagaaaaatattcttttttatgtcaagaattagattataaaaatataaacctaaatctaaaaggaaaatatttttggagttttttgattggttgaaaataattaaaaaagcaatatttacataattactaattaattaagcaaaataaattaattatgaaaagaaataaaatatttttatgttaaaaattaaataaacattttatcaacttaaaactaaaattaaaacttttttttttgagaaattgaaaatatgcataaatatggagtttttaattcatgaactcctaacactactacatattaaaaattacattgtgcTTACTATATGATGTCCCAAGaatggaatagagtgattgaaatgattgcaagtggctatttgaatgagccttgattttttacaagtttattgaaacttttggaaaatataaaacttatgctatgactttggtgtttgttgttgtgctctcctcttgttcctcctctttttttttctcctttttttttctcttcttgaatgaagaaaatgaagttctatttataggcaaatgatttgatatggaagccttgcaagttggaattgtcatgattaattttgtggaaaaagaatggaatattctttcaatgagtgcatttctttaaccatggttaaaacactcaagtgttattctcttcaatcttgcaataatatctttaagcatcttgaattggtcttgattggcaaccataagcatctttgataatatctttgaattatctcactttatttaaactttaaatgaataaaatttaattaaaatgaaataaaagtgtcatgaatcatggataggtcgtggatgccctttagacatatgggaatcaagattgaatcacaaaagaattggcctttttgaaaaagaatcaagttttggtcattacttgttttatgcatttttccaaaaaaggtcaacttcataaaggcatatctccctcaattttgatcctatgaaagtgatcttgtactttttggaaagcccaagatgtcctctacaagccactttggaagcgtttttgcatttgtgttagggaccaaatagtactaattttcatatatttttttggtCTCTTTAACCACTTTTCattcaataatcacacttttattcgtacaatttaataattttgcaattttgttaagttttagttcatttgaattgttatttcacatgtttgttagttttgtagtgctttaattaggtttgaagctcatggaagcaaagaggaattacttgaagacttggaatagcaaaagaagtgctgatgaagcctgtttgccccgcaaacatccttTGCCCCGCCAACTGATTGATGCTGAACAAGTCCAATTTTGAAGTGAAACTGATGTGGCAAAAGATtccctgtttgccccgcaaacattgtttgccccgcaaacattgtttgccccgcaaacagtgcgctgcagaatttgttcttttatttggttgccacttgtcatgagaaagggtttatcttttgaagattaaaagttagtacgaattaggggttattGTAGGGAGATAAAAAGGGGAAATAGAACTTTCTATTCTATTGTACACCACacattgagattagggttttggagagaaaagttggcacctttgtgagagattgatgctcatagcttcttcttcattgttcttgttgtcaaccatggtgatgagtagctaaatcccactttggcaagattggaggtagtagctattcttgttaactatgtatttcctctaacacttttgtatgaacttcattagtattgaaatggatgaatgttgttgtgttatatttcatatttagatttgatttatgattgagaaatatatttcaagtcttgttctacaacattttatcaagtagtggataaatgctagagatagatttatttgccacttttctatttgtatcaatcaatcaagcttaatgtattgatagttagagtgagagatcatctaaagattaatatattaactttcacaaccttgtttagacataaacattgttcagaggatactagaacatttTCATTGTTATTGAAGTTATGCattagttgttaaagtcacatagaagataggaatagtgaaaccaaaaccaatcttgtcaatcttttattattgaaacaagttttattctattgtcttataattgtcttaattagaacaaatagcttttcaaaacaaaacaactttgttatctttcgaacttaaaataattgtaactatagaacggcggtaatatcacccaatctctgtggatacgatttaaaaatatttgccttgaatatactattcaacaaattggcgccgttgccggggattggcgtttgatattgcaagcattgcaatagttcattgttttaagttttgttactttattaatattactcttgcgtttcacttggtttgctagttttgtagatttttgtgtatgcgagaaaaagcttccgaagagcaatttcattttgatcccgaaattgaaagaacactccgaaagctcaatagcaagacacgaagaagaaggaagttagcccaagagaagcgacaaagagaagaggcatctacttcttctaacaatCACATTGAAGAAGTAGTTGTAGAGACTTTTGAAGGAGACATGGCGGGTGTTGTTCCAACCGAAATGTCCGCCAATAGTCCAAGACGTACCGCCCAATTTGCACGCAATGCTCAAGGAGGAGCAAATACGGAAATGAAGACCGGAATCCTCCAACTTGTTTATGCAAATCCATTCACCGGAATGGATCATGAGGATCCTTTCACAcatctcaccaaattttatgagatTGCGGGTTCAACGGGAGTCGATGCGGCCAATGAAGAATCATTGTTCAAGAGACTATTTCCACACTCATTACTTGGGAAAGCCaaagaatggtatcttgatcaattaccaaatgtgatgacggattggaatctattggaagaaaaatttttaGAACGATATTTTCCTCAATCCCGATTCATGGAGGCCAAAACGGCAATTGCGGTTTTCAATCAAGGAAGCAACGAGTCTTTAAATGATGCTTGGGAAAGATTCAAATCCATGCTTAGAAAATGCAAGGGTCATGGTTTTTATGATCtcacacaaattcacatcttccgcAATGGACTTCAACCGGTGCACAAAACGCTtttggatgctaccgcgggtggttctcTTATGTCCAAAAGTGTGGAGGAAGCAATCACTATTATCGATCGAATGGCACTCAATGATCGACAAAGTCAACATGATCGAAGTCCTTCACAAAggaaaccgggagttcttgaattgaacacCAATGATGCCATCGTTGCGCAAAACAAGCTTCTTTCACATCAAGTGGAGTTACTCACCCAACAAATAACCAAACTACCGCAGCAAATGAAAGAGATTCAAGGATCTCAAACTAGGCACAATGTGGCAGCTTGTGAACTTTGTAATGGAGATCATCtgactggtttttgtcctcctcccgatggtgaagaagtgaattatgtcaacaatcaaaaccaagggtatcaaaggcaacctccacctCACAACAATCCTTACCAAAGAAACAACCAAGGAATCCAACCTTCAAGATTCGGCAATCAACACTATCAACATCAAAGTCCTTATCAAAGTTCAAACCCACAAGGCCAAGGTCAACAATCTCAAGGTGGGAGCTCAAAAATGGAAGACACTCTTAtacaattcatgcaagcatccatGGCTAACCAAAGGAGCAATGAAGCGGCCATAAAGAATTTAGAAAATCAAGTGGGTCAACTTGCAAAGCAATTGTCCGAGCAACAACCGGGAGCATATTTTTCCGCCAACACCCAAACCAATccaaaggagcattgcaaagccatTGTTACAAGAAGTGGGAAAGAGGTGAATAGTGGTGTAAA contains:
- the LOC131604883 gene encoding uncharacterized protein LOC131604883, with amino-acid sequence MAGVVPTEMSANSPRRTAQFARNAQGGANTEMKTGILQLVYANPFTGMDHEDPFTHLTKFYEIAEKFLERYFPQSRFMEAKTAIAVFNQGSNESLNDAWERFKSMLRKCKGHGFYDLTQIHIFRNGLQPVHKTLLDATAGGSLMSKSVEEAITIIDRMALNDRQSQHDRSPSQRKPGVLELNTNDAIVAQNKLLSHQVELLTQQITKLPQQMKEIQGSQTRHNVAACELCNGDHLTGYQRQPPPHNNPYQRNNQGIQPSRFGNQHYQHQSPYQSSNPQGQGQQSQGGSSKMEDTLIQFMQASMANQRSNEAAIKNLENQVGQLAKQLSEQQPGAYFSANTQTNPKEHCKAIVTRSGKEVNSGVNEEVIVEDEEEVIVEDEEDEVIVENEGEKSEERVEEEIVEKEQEEKEEREKNDKKVKRNKKRNENMLTKKNKCTDKETVVLDAHCSAIIKKTLPRKEADPGQVILPITIGGNYISNGLVDLGSSINLIPLSVVKRLGNIEMKHTRITLQLADKSIISPYGVVQDMLVKVDKFLFPVDFVVVDMEEDHDVPLILGRPFMKTTRMMIDIDDGIMKVRVQDKEVIFTLFESMKPPKDEHDNFRVDDEKGEIIEVDNQFHKDKDKVNHEGKTHHKNFKVGQMVLVCNSRLKVFPSKLNSKWSGPFVVKEVRNYGSIVVEDPKTQESWTVKEQRLKGYHDG